One window from the genome of Desulforamulus ruminis DSM 2154 encodes:
- a CDS encoding homocysteine biosynthesis protein, giving the protein MSVERTYAEINARIRAGKAVVLTAEEVIGKVREQGLAKTAAEVDVVTTGTFGPMCSSGAFLNFGHSSPRMRMQKVSLNNVPAYTGIAAVDAYIGVTEIPEDDPANNNFPGEFRYGGGHVIEDLVSHKPVKLKALSYGTDCYPRKEIETTITLDDMNEAILFNPRNAYQNYNCAVNLSEKTIYTYMGTLKPRLGNATYSTSGQLSPLMKDPNFATIGIGTRIFLGGGIGYVVWNGTQHFPGWLKDAEGNIVGSAGGTLSVLGDLKQMKPQWLRGTSYQGYGATLTVGLGIPIPILNEEILRFAALSDEELHAPVVDYSDNYPNRVGGNLGLVSYAQLKSGKITVQGQEIPTVPLSSYPKAREIARTLKEWIQKGDFLLGEPVQLLPGPDAGIMAKTLEIK; this is encoded by the coding sequence ATGAGTGTTGAACGTACCTATGCGGAAATTAATGCCCGCATCAGGGCAGGTAAAGCGGTGGTTTTAACCGCGGAGGAAGTCATTGGCAAAGTCCGGGAACAGGGTCTGGCGAAAACAGCGGCTGAAGTGGATGTGGTCACCACAGGAACCTTTGGGCCCATGTGTTCTTCCGGTGCTTTTTTAAACTTTGGTCACTCTTCTCCCCGTATGAGAATGCAAAAAGTATCCCTCAATAATGTTCCGGCCTATACCGGCATTGCCGCTGTGGATGCCTATATTGGCGTTACCGAGATACCCGAAGATGATCCGGCCAATAATAACTTTCCCGGAGAGTTCCGCTATGGCGGCGGCCATGTCATTGAAGATCTGGTAAGCCATAAGCCGGTAAAGCTGAAGGCGCTGTCCTATGGTACCGATTGCTATCCGCGCAAGGAAATTGAAACAACCATTACCTTGGATGACATGAATGAAGCCATTTTATTTAACCCGCGCAACGCCTATCAGAATTATAACTGCGCGGTAAACTTAAGCGAAAAGACTATTTATACTTATATGGGTACGTTAAAACCCCGGCTAGGCAATGCAACCTATTCCACTTCCGGACAATTAAGCCCCTTGATGAAAGATCCTAACTTTGCCACCATTGGCATTGGCACCCGCATCTTCCTGGGGGGCGGTATTGGCTATGTGGTCTGGAACGGCACCCAGCACTTCCCGGGATGGTTAAAGGATGCTGAAGGGAATATTGTGGGCTCTGCCGGCGGCACTCTCTCTGTACTGGGAGATTTAAAACAAATGAAACCCCAGTGGCTTAGAGGTACCAGCTACCAGGGATACGGAGCCACCCTCACCGTTGGTTTAGGGATTCCCATCCCCATTTTAAATGAAGAGATTCTTCGTTTTGCTGCCTTATCCGATGAAGAACTGCATGCCCCGGTGGTGGATTACAGCGATAACTACCCCAACCGGGTTGGCGGCAACCTTGGGCTGGTGAGCTATGCTCAACTGAAATCCGGTAAAATTACCGTACAAGGTCAAGAGATTCCCACGGTGCCCCTTTCCAGTTACCCGAAAGCCAGGGAGATTGCCCGCACCTTGAAGGAATGGATACAAAAGGGAGACTTTTTACTGGGAGAACCGGTTCAATTGCTTCCCGGACCCGAT